The Bos taurus isolate L1 Dominette 01449 registration number 42190680 breed Hereford chromosome 18, ARS-UCD2.0, whole genome shotgun sequence genome has a window encoding:
- the FFAR2 gene encoding free fatty acid receptor 2 isoform X1 yields the protein MPDWDSSLILTAYIIILLTGLPANLLALRAFLGRVRQPHPAPVHILLLSLTLADVLLLLLLPFKIIEAASDFRWELSNLACALMGFGFYGSIYCSTLLLAGISVERYLGVAFPVQYKLSRRPVYGVIAALIAWVMSFGHGTVVIIVQYLNSTQRAPKENETTCYENFTQEQLRLLLPIRLELCLLLFFFPMVVTTFCYSRFVWIMLTQPHMGAQKQRRAMGLAIVSLLNFLLCFGPYNISHLVGFYMKASPKWRREAVVFGSLNASLDPLLFYFSSSVVRRSFGKGLQALYHWGSSLLGRRCKETAEAANEDPGVSQAEGAPSSDFTLD from the coding sequence ATGCCAGACTGGGATAGCTCCTTGATCCTCACGGCTTACATTATTATCTTGCTCACCGGTCTCCCTGCCAACCTCCTGGCGCTGCGGGCCTTCCTGGGACGCGTGCGTCAGCCCCACCCTGCACCTGTCCACATCCTCCTGCTCAGCCTGACGCTGGCCGacgtcctgctgctgctgctgctgcccttcAAGATCATCGAAGCCGCGTCTGACTTCCGCTGGGAGCTGTCTAATCTAGCCTGTGCCCTCATGGGTTTCGGCTTCTACGGCAGCATCTACTGCAGCACGTTGCTACTGGCGGGCATCAGCGTCGAGCGCTACCTGGGAGTGGCTTTCCCCGTGCAGTACAAGCTGTCCCGCCGGCCCGTGTATGGAGTGATCGCTGCTCTGATCGCCTGGGTCATGTCTTTTGGTCACGGCACTGTGGTGATCATTGTTCAGTACCTGAATTCAACCCAGAGGGCCCCAAAGGAGAATGAGACCACCTGCTACGAGAACTTCACCCAAGAGCAGCTGAGGCTATTGCTACCCATTCGGCTGGAGCTgtgcctcctcctcttcttcttccccATGGTGGTCACCACCTTCTGCTACTCGCGCTTTGTGTGGATTATGCTCACCCAGCCCCATATGGGGGCTCAGAAGCAGCGCCGAGCCATGGGGCTGGCCATCGTGTCGCTCCTTAATTTCCTGCTGTGCTTTGGGCCCTATAACATATCCCACCTGGTGGGGTTCTACATGAAAGCAAGCCCCAAGTGGCGGAGGGAAGCTGTCGTATTTGGTAGCCTCAATGCCAGTCTGGACCCcttgcttttctatttctcttcctcAGTCGTACGCAGGTCCTTTGGGAAAGGGCTGCAGGCACTGTACCATTGGGGCTCCTCCCTGCTGGGACGCAGATGCAAAGAAACAGCGGAGGCCGCGAATGAGGACCCGGGCGTGAGTCAAGCAGAGGGAGCCCCGAGTTCGGACTTCACCCTGGACTAG